In Alteribacter lacisalsi, a genomic segment contains:
- the sigG gene encoding RNA polymerase sporulation sigma factor SigG yields MQRSNFCINFPPPEILSSVHQLLLGGKALTRNKVEICGVDTSKLPVLKNKEMRILFEEMQNGDSTAREKLVNGNLRLVLSVIQRFNNRGEYVDDLFQVGCIGLMKSIDNFDLGQNVKFSTYAVPMIIGEIRRYLRDNNPIRVSRSLRDIAYKALQIRDTLMNEKRRDREPTIQEIAKVLDVPKEDIVFALDAIQDPVSLFEPIYNDGGDPIFVMDQISDDKQKDSQWIEEIALKEAMIRLNDREKLILDMRFFQGKTQMEVADEIGISQAQVSRLEKAAIQQMNKHAKE; encoded by the coding sequence ATTCAGAGAAGCAATTTCTGCATAAATTTCCCTCCCCCGGAGATACTGAGTTCTGTACATCAGCTCCTGTTGGGAGGGAAGGCATTGACACGGAACAAAGTTGAAATTTGCGGTGTGGATACATCAAAACTGCCCGTTCTGAAGAACAAAGAGATGCGCATTCTGTTTGAGGAAATGCAAAATGGAGACAGTACAGCCCGGGAAAAGCTTGTAAACGGTAATCTCCGGCTGGTACTGAGCGTGATCCAGCGTTTTAACAATCGCGGCGAGTATGTGGACGACCTGTTTCAGGTCGGCTGTATTGGTTTGATGAAGTCGATCGACAATTTTGATTTAGGTCAGAATGTAAAGTTTTCAACCTACGCAGTACCGATGATAATTGGTGAAATCAGACGCTACCTTCGTGACAATAACCCGATCAGGGTCTCAAGGTCGCTTCGTGATATTGCGTATAAAGCACTGCAGATCCGTGACACGCTTATGAATGAAAAGCGGCGTGACCGGGAACCGACAATTCAGGAAATTGCCAAGGTGCTTGATGTACCAAAAGAAGATATTGTTTTTGCACTCGATGCCATCCAGGATCCGGTCAGCCTCTTTGAGCCGATTTATAACGATGGCGGAGATCCGATTTTTGTAATGGACCAGATCAGTGACGACAAGCAGAAGGATTCCCAGTGGATTGAGGAAATTGCGCTGAAGGAAGCGATGATCCGCCTTAACGACAGGGAAAAACTCATTTTGGACATGCGTTTCTTCCAGGGAAAAACGCAGATGGAAGTGGCCGATGAAATTGGTATTTCCCAGGCACAGGTGTCTCGCCTGGAAAAAGCAGCGATTCAGCAGATGAACAAGCACGCGAAAGAATAA
- the ftsA gene encoding cell division protein FtsA has protein sequence MNNHDTYVTLDIGTSTVRVIIGEMSNGTLNIIGVGEAESEGIRKGSIVDIDETVRSIRSAVEKAERMVGLKVENIIVGVSGNHIQLQPCHGVVAVSSEDREIGDEDIIRVIDAAQVVSVPPEREIVNVHPRQFIVDGLDEINDPRGMIGVRLEMEGTIITASRTMLHNLLRCVEKAGLNIADIALQPLAAGSFALSKDERSLGCALVDIGGGSMTVSVFKNNVLQGTSVLPFGGDHITNDISICLRTSTSEAEKVKKEYGCAFIDHASDDELFEVSEIGSDDLQEYSQGDLAQIIEPRMVEMLGLVHKEVQKLGFRDVSGGYVLTGGTAKMPGVLELAREVLQKNVRMAIPDYIGVREPQYTNGVGLIHYAHRSARIQGKEIAAGVAQVNHDPTEERLERSAKKQPKQKQPEQVNQKDQPGVKKRMSKLFKVFFE, from the coding sequence ATGAACAACCACGATACGTACGTGACTTTGGACATCGGCACATCTACAGTCCGAGTAATAATCGGAGAAATGTCCAATGGAACACTTAATATTATCGGAGTAGGGGAAGCAGAATCAGAAGGAATTCGTAAAGGATCAATTGTGGATATCGATGAAACGGTCCGCTCAATCCGGTCCGCGGTTGAAAAAGCCGAACGAATGGTAGGTCTCAAAGTGGAGAATATTATTGTCGGTGTATCAGGCAATCATATTCAGCTTCAGCCATGCCATGGAGTCGTCGCTGTTTCCAGTGAAGACCGGGAAATCGGGGATGAGGATATCATCCGTGTCATTGATGCCGCACAAGTTGTTTCTGTGCCTCCAGAACGGGAAATTGTGAATGTTCACCCGAGACAGTTTATTGTGGACGGACTTGATGAAATTAATGACCCGCGCGGAATGATTGGTGTGCGTCTTGAAATGGAAGGCACCATTATCACAGCCTCGAGAACGATGCTACATAACCTGTTGCGCTGTGTGGAAAAAGCGGGCCTTAACATTGCCGACATTGCTCTTCAGCCTTTGGCTGCCGGGTCTTTCGCATTGTCTAAAGACGAAAGAAGCCTCGGCTGTGCCCTTGTTGATATCGGCGGGGGGTCAATGACGGTTTCCGTATTCAAAAACAACGTTCTTCAGGGGACATCAGTGCTGCCTTTCGGGGGAGATCACATAACTAATGACATCAGCATCTGTCTTCGTACATCCACTTCTGAAGCGGAAAAGGTGAAGAAGGAATACGGGTGTGCGTTTATTGACCATGCCTCGGACGACGAACTTTTCGAAGTTTCGGAGATTGGCAGCGATGATCTGCAGGAATATTCCCAGGGTGATTTGGCACAAATTATTGAACCCCGTATGGTTGAAATGTTAGGGTTAGTTCATAAAGAAGTGCAAAAGCTCGGATTCAGAGATGTATCAGGAGGATACGTACTTACCGGAGGTACAGCAAAAATGCCCGGTGTGCTGGAGCTCGCACGTGAAGTGCTCCAGAAGAACGTACGCATGGCGATTCCTGATTATATTGGTGTAAGAGAACCGCAATATACGAACGGTGTCGGATTGATTCATTATGCCCACCGCAGTGCCAGAATTCAGGGCAAGGAAATTGCAGCAGGTGTGGCCCAGGTAAATCACGATCCGACCGAAGAAAGACTGGAACGTTCGGCAAAAAAACAGCCGAAGCAGAAACAGCCGGAGCAGGTGAATCAGAAAGACCAGCCCGGAGTAAAAAAGCGGATGTCCAAGCTGTTCAAAGTCTTCTTTGAATAG
- a CDS encoding cell division protein FtsQ/DivIB → MDEKKVVDIEGRIPTIKDRRRQRANRRLIIYVSIFFVLMMAVIYFQSPFSHVKNVTVAGNSHVSDAHITEMSGLLEEVSIWRYDREQILSVIESHPEIGSANLSRRLPSTVRIDVNELGRVAYIRQDDSFLPMLETGVVLTETAEEVRPYDAPVIYNFTEGDQLREMASELQDLPESLHRRIAEIHLEPAENDPVKLIVFMTDGFEVHSTMRNFSDRILPYPSIADQLEAGAEGIIHMRMSPYFESFQSEDIEEEEESESEG, encoded by the coding sequence GTGGATGAAAAAAAAGTAGTTGATATAGAGGGGCGCATTCCCACCATTAAAGATCGAAGGCGGCAGCGGGCAAACAGACGTCTGATCATTTATGTGAGTATTTTCTTTGTGCTGATGATGGCCGTAATATACTTTCAATCCCCTTTCAGCCATGTGAAGAATGTGACAGTTGCCGGCAATAGCCATGTGAGTGATGCCCACATTACTGAAATGTCCGGTCTCCTCGAAGAGGTCAGCATCTGGCGTTACGATCGTGAACAGATTCTTTCTGTCATAGAATCACATCCTGAAATTGGAAGTGCAAATTTGTCCCGGCGCCTTCCCAGTACGGTTAGAATTGACGTGAATGAACTCGGAAGAGTGGCATATATCAGGCAGGACGATTCTTTTCTTCCTATGCTGGAAACAGGGGTCGTGCTGACAGAAACAGCAGAGGAAGTCAGGCCTTATGATGCACCGGTTATTTATAATTTTACCGAGGGTGACCAGCTTCGTGAAATGGCTTCGGAACTTCAGGATCTTCCGGAAAGCCTGCACAGGAGGATTGCTGAAATTCATCTCGAACCAGCCGAGAACGATCCGGTCAAACTGATTGTTTTTATGACTGACGGGTTTGAGGTTCATTCCACTATGCGGAATTTCTCAGATAGAATCCTCCCATATCCGTCTATCGCCGACCAGCTCGAAGCTGGTGCTGAAGGTATCATCCACATGCGGATGAGTCCTTATTTTGAAAGCTTTCAAAGCGAAGATATTGAGGAGGAAGAAGAAAGTGAAAGTGAAGGGTAA
- the sigE gene encoding RNA polymerase sporulation sigma factor SigE, whose amino-acid sequence MKIRLWWYKLLIKFGVKSDEVFYIGGSEALPPPLTKEEEAHLLKKLPSGDEAVRSMLIERNLRLVVYIARKFENTGINIEDLISIGTIGLIKAVNTFDPEKKIKLATYASRCIENEILMYLRRNNKIRSEVSFDEPLNIDWDGNELLLSDVLGTEEDIITRGIEDRVDRKLLVKALETLSSREKQIMELRFGLAGGEEKTQKDVADLLGISQSYISRLEKRIIKRLRKEFNKMV is encoded by the coding sequence ATGAAAATCAGGCTCTGGTGGTATAAGCTTCTTATCAAATTCGGAGTCAAATCCGATGAAGTGTTCTATATTGGAGGGAGTGAAGCGCTCCCACCTCCGCTTACAAAAGAAGAAGAGGCCCACCTGCTAAAAAAACTTCCTTCCGGGGACGAAGCTGTCCGGTCGATGCTGATCGAAAGAAATCTTCGTCTGGTCGTATACATTGCCAGAAAATTTGAAAACACGGGTATTAATATTGAGGATTTGATCAGTATCGGTACGATCGGATTGATTAAAGCTGTGAACACATTTGACCCTGAAAAAAAGATTAAGCTTGCCACCTATGCGTCCCGCTGTATTGAGAATGAAATTCTTATGTATTTGCGCCGCAACAATAAAATCAGGTCGGAAGTCTCCTTTGATGAACCCCTTAACATTGACTGGGACGGAAACGAACTTCTTCTCTCGGATGTACTGGGCACAGAAGAGGATATTATCACCCGGGGCATTGAAGACCGGGTCGACCGCAAGCTTCTTGTTAAGGCACTTGAAACACTCTCTTCAAGAGAAAAACAGATTATGGAACTGCGTTTCGGGCTTGCCGGAGGCGAGGAAAAAACCCAGAAGGACGTGGCGGATCTCCTCGGCATTTCCCAGTCCTATATTTCCCGGCTGGAAAAAAGAATTATTAAACGGCTGCGAAAAGAATTTAACAAAATGGTGTAA
- the murB gene encoding UDP-N-acetylmuramate dehydrogenase has translation MEKLRRNLEQTGTVKTVEKLEHHTTWKIGGPASLFYIPQTIESLKIGMSFIKEAGADWFVVGRGSNLLVSDYGFEGVAIQLSERMTPLSINGSEVTAGGGYPLIKLATILSRQGLGGLEFAGGIPGTAGGAVFMNAGAHGAEISDVLVKARILYPDGTVEWKEKDELAFSYRTSALQKDKGICIEAQLSLRIVDRETIKADLQKKKDYRRKTQPWNFPCCGSVFRNPLPDFAGGLIEACGLKGFTIGGAQVSTMHANFIVNRDRASCCDVLNLIRHVKETVCREKGIQLETEVEIIGDPRCS, from the coding sequence TTGGAAAAACTTCGCAGAAATCTTGAACAGACCGGCACTGTGAAGACCGTGGAAAAGCTTGAACATCATACGACCTGGAAAATTGGCGGTCCAGCTTCCCTGTTTTATATTCCTCAAACCATTGAATCATTGAAAATCGGAATGTCCTTTATTAAGGAGGCAGGAGCAGACTGGTTTGTGGTCGGCCGAGGTTCCAATCTTCTCGTATCGGATTATGGATTTGAAGGGGTTGCCATTCAGCTTTCTGAACGGATGACTCCCCTTTCCATCAATGGCTCAGAGGTAACGGCAGGCGGAGGTTATCCGCTTATCAAACTTGCCACCATACTGAGCAGACAGGGGCTTGGCGGCCTGGAGTTTGCCGGGGGGATACCGGGCACCGCGGGTGGAGCCGTTTTTATGAACGCCGGAGCACATGGAGCTGAAATCAGTGACGTCCTTGTAAAGGCCCGGATTCTCTATCCTGACGGAACGGTTGAATGGAAAGAGAAGGACGAACTTGCATTTTCCTACCGGACATCCGCACTTCAGAAAGACAAAGGTATCTGTATTGAAGCACAGTTGTCACTTCGAATAGTAGACCGGGAAACGATCAAGGCGGACCTGCAGAAAAAAAAGGATTACAGGCGAAAGACCCAGCCGTGGAATTTCCCGTGCTGCGGCAGCGTATTCAGAAATCCCCTGCCTGACTTTGCCGGTGGGTTAATAGAAGCATGCGGTCTCAAAGGGTTTACGATTGGCGGTGCACAAGTGTCAACCATGCACGCAAACTTTATCGTGAACAGGGACAGGGCATCCTGCTGTGATGTTTTGAATCTGATCAGGCACGTAAAAGAAACAGTTTGCAGGGAGAAAGGGATCCAGCTGGAGACAGAGGTTGAGATAATTGGGGATCCGCGATGCAGCTGA
- the spoVE gene encoding stage V sporulation protein E, whose amino-acid sequence MPKTKTTPDFILIAATLALLAAGMIMVYSASAVWAEFKFDDTFFFLKRQLFFAGLGLAAMFFLMQVDYWTWRSWSKVLVIVCFGLLVLVLIPGVGLVRGGAQSWLGVGAFSIQPSEFMKMAMIVFLAKYLAEKQKYVTTWRKGLFPTLGLVMTAFALIMLQPDLGTGMVMVLTCVVMLFIAGARISHFLVLGLLGLGGLAGLILSAPYRLKRIVSFLDPWQDPLGSGFQIIQSLYAIGPGGLMGLGLGESRQKYFYLPEPQTDFIFAILAEELGFIGGTFVLMLFAVLLWRGLRIALHAPDLFGTFLATGIIGMIAIQVMINVGVVTGLMPVTGITLPLLSYGGSSLTLMLSSIGVLLSISRFTKG is encoded by the coding sequence TTGCCGAAAACAAAAACTACGCCTGATTTTATTTTGATCGCCGCAACACTGGCTCTGCTGGCTGCAGGGATGATTATGGTTTACAGTGCCAGCGCAGTCTGGGCGGAATTCAAGTTTGATGACACGTTTTTTTTCTTGAAAAGACAGCTGTTTTTTGCAGGACTCGGTTTGGCAGCCATGTTCTTTCTGATGCAGGTAGACTACTGGACATGGCGTTCCTGGTCTAAGGTTCTGGTGATTGTCTGTTTTGGTCTTCTTGTACTCGTGCTGATTCCCGGCGTCGGTCTGGTCAGGGGCGGTGCCCAGAGCTGGCTCGGGGTAGGGGCATTTTCTATTCAGCCCTCGGAGTTTATGAAAATGGCCATGATTGTGTTTCTGGCAAAGTACCTGGCGGAAAAACAGAAGTATGTTACTACCTGGAGGAAGGGTCTCTTTCCTACTCTCGGTCTTGTGATGACGGCTTTTGCCCTCATTATGCTCCAGCCGGATCTTGGGACAGGGATGGTAATGGTATTAACTTGTGTGGTGATGCTATTTATTGCGGGTGCAAGAATTTCCCATTTCTTAGTGCTCGGACTTTTAGGTCTCGGGGGGCTGGCCGGGCTGATTCTCTCGGCTCCATACCGTCTTAAAAGGATAGTCTCCTTTCTTGACCCATGGCAGGATCCTCTGGGCAGCGGTTTTCAGATCATTCAATCCCTTTATGCGATTGGCCCTGGAGGTCTGATGGGGCTCGGTCTTGGTGAAAGCCGACAAAAATATTTTTATCTGCCAGAGCCGCAGACTGACTTCATTTTTGCGATCCTCGCTGAGGAGCTCGGTTTCATAGGCGGTACGTTTGTACTGATGCTGTTTGCTGTTCTGCTCTGGCGCGGTCTTCGTATTGCCCTGCATGCGCCAGACCTGTTCGGAACGTTTCTGGCAACAGGCATTATTGGTATGATCGCCATTCAGGTAATGATTAACGTTGGTGTGGTAACCGGGCTGATGCCGGTAACGGGAATTACACTTCCTCTTCTAAGTTATGGGGGTTCTTCCCTCACGCTAATGCTGTCATCCATCGGTGTGCTTTTGAGTATCAGCAGGTTTACAAAAGGATAA
- a CDS encoding DUF881 domain-containing protein, translating to MKVKGNHVIYSLVLLFTGFILAFSFQLTSEHRASPAASDQPEAEDELRNHIIRQQAVNQELTEELRRIQSELSHIEEEAAGSERRYFNLVENVDRLRMITGEVPVAGEGIEVRLDDAAFVPEDQHANNFIVHEQHVQKVIDELFVTGAEAVAVNGHRINHQTYIQCIGPVIEIDGNQSFAPFIITAIGDSEQLELSLGMTGGVVDSLVSENVEVRVQKKPDVTLDPYFGENEDSAS from the coding sequence GTGAAAGTGAAGGGTAATCACGTTATTTATTCGCTCGTCCTGCTCTTCACCGGTTTTATTCTGGCTTTTTCTTTCCAGCTGACGAGCGAACATCGAGCTTCACCTGCTGCTTCTGATCAGCCGGAAGCAGAAGATGAACTTAGAAACCACATTATAAGGCAGCAGGCAGTCAATCAGGAACTGACAGAGGAACTTCGCAGAATTCAGTCAGAATTATCCCATATTGAAGAAGAAGCGGCGGGCAGCGAGCGCCGTTATTTTAATCTGGTAGAAAATGTGGACAGGCTCAGAATGATTACAGGTGAGGTGCCTGTTGCGGGAGAGGGCATAGAAGTCCGGCTTGACGATGCCGCATTCGTACCGGAAGATCAGCATGCTAATAATTTTATTGTGCATGAGCAGCACGTACAGAAGGTTATTGATGAACTTTTCGTTACCGGTGCTGAAGCGGTTGCGGTTAATGGCCATCGTATTAACCATCAGACATACATACAGTGTATCGGGCCGGTTATTGAAATTGACGGAAATCAGTCCTTTGCTCCGTTTATCATCACTGCGATTGGGGACAGTGAGCAGCTGGAACTGTCCCTGGGTATGACGGGAGGCGTCGTTGACTCGCTTGTGTCTGAAAATGTGGAGGTCCGTGTTCAGAAAAAACCGGATGTTACGCTGGATCCCTACTTTGGCGAAAATGAGGACTCAGCTTCATGA
- a CDS encoding small basic family protein, with the protein MWLPFIGLLIGILLGLTTGFRVPDAYSSYLSIAVLAALDTLFGGIRAQLEKTFEEKVFLTGFFTNIILAAGLAFLGVHLGVDLYLAAVFAFGVRLFNNLAQIRRILLDKWTRSRAEKSA; encoded by the coding sequence ATGTGGCTGCCATTTATCGGCCTTCTTATCGGGATCCTGCTGGGGCTCACAACCGGCTTTCGTGTACCGGACGCCTATTCCAGTTATCTGTCCATAGCTGTCCTTGCAGCTCTTGATACACTGTTTGGCGGAATACGTGCCCAACTTGAAAAAACTTTCGAAGAAAAAGTTTTTTTGACAGGATTCTTCACAAATATCATTTTAGCAGCCGGTTTGGCTTTTCTAGGTGTTCATCTTGGTGTAGACTTGTATTTAGCGGCTGTTTTTGCATTTGGTGTAAGACTTTTTAATAATCTTGCCCAAATCAGGAGAATTCTCCTTGATAAATGGACCCGCAGCAGGGCAGAGAAATCAGCCTGA
- a CDS encoding YlmC/YmxH family sporulation protein, with protein sequence MLKISDIQSKDIVNLADGRLLGHITDLDINLNTGRVEAFIIGGGKMMSFFGKQEQEVVIPWNNVVKIGSDVILVRYNDGLFTDNQYLPQNTGDPT encoded by the coding sequence TTGCTGAAAATCTCGGATATCCAGTCCAAGGATATTGTCAACTTGGCAGACGGACGGCTCCTTGGACATATAACAGATCTGGACATAAACCTGAACACCGGACGGGTGGAGGCATTTATTATCGGCGGAGGAAAAATGATGTCTTTTTTCGGAAAGCAGGAACAGGAAGTCGTGATCCCGTGGAACAATGTGGTCAAAATCGGGTCCGATGTGATTCTGGTCAGGTATAATGACGGGCTGTTTACAGACAATCAGTATCTTCCGCAAAACACCGGAGATCCGACATAA
- the spoIIGA gene encoding sigma-E processing peptidase SpoIIGA translates to MTLYLDVIWLLNFLVDWMLLALTALALKRGVSKKRLAAGAFTASMYLFFLFSPIAQTAATPLFKIAYSALIVYTAFGFKGFRPFCKAWLMFYFVSFMTGGGLIAAHAFFSTEILIVNDTFATRLNGFGSPASWLFVVIGFPAVWYFSKRSIGGIETAKIRYDHIMQVQIRASGVDLGLKGFVDSGNQLKDPISGRPVMIIDMTKLKASFPDELVQFTEKGTESVTDFASVEKHAMTLVPYRTVAGSHQFLWCLKPEIVRLNPGSGEQPFTCTNVLIGLSYTPLSSLGDYDCILHPGMFQNQKQSPA, encoded by the coding sequence ATGACTCTTTATCTGGATGTGATCTGGCTTCTCAATTTCCTGGTTGACTGGATGCTGCTGGCGCTGACAGCCCTGGCCTTAAAAAGGGGGGTAAGTAAAAAAAGGCTCGCTGCTGGTGCTTTTACAGCTTCTATGTACTTATTTTTTCTTTTTTCACCGATCGCACAGACTGCTGCTACGCCGCTGTTCAAGATTGCTTATTCTGCGCTCATTGTATATACGGCCTTTGGATTTAAAGGCTTTAGGCCTTTCTGCAAGGCGTGGCTTATGTTTTATTTCGTAAGCTTCATGACCGGCGGCGGCCTGATTGCCGCCCACGCTTTCTTTTCAACAGAGATTCTGATCGTCAATGACACGTTTGCCACCAGGCTGAATGGATTTGGAAGTCCGGCCAGCTGGCTGTTTGTCGTCATTGGGTTTCCGGCAGTCTGGTATTTTTCCAAGAGGTCAATTGGCGGTATTGAAACAGCGAAAATCCGCTATGATCATATTATGCAGGTCCAAATTCGTGCCAGCGGGGTTGATTTGGGGCTCAAAGGTTTTGTGGACAGTGGGAACCAGCTGAAGGATCCGATATCAGGAAGACCGGTTATGATTATTGATATGACAAAGTTAAAAGCCTCATTCCCTGATGAACTTGTTCAATTTACCGAAAAAGGCACTGAAAGCGTGACCGATTTTGCCAGTGTTGAAAAGCACGCCATGACCCTTGTTCCATACAGAACCGTTGCCGGCAGTCATCAGTTTCTCTGGTGCCTGAAACCTGAAATTGTAAGACTGAACCCAGGAAGCGGTGAACAGCCATTTACCTGTACAAATGTGCTCATTGGACTGAGTTACACACCGCTCAGTTCGCTTGGAGATTACGATTGTATACTTCATCCGGGAATGTTTCAGAATCAAAAACAATCGCCAGCATGA
- a CDS encoding DUF881 domain-containing protein produces the protein MSSRTGIFTLATLIIGFMTAVLFQTTNEPEIRDTRTMMELRQELTSEREKQQELTEEVSRHESMLEELKVSGDPEQVLEDALFGLREKAGLTEVSGQGIIVEIKPYFTQHYEGGAIRSVPAPLMRMLINELNIYGAKDIAVGSQRIVSTTPIRNVQGITHVNSRRIASFPLQVRVLADNPEQLYHYMMTSTVKEFMQYENLEMSITQVSDLTLPGYDQTLQVRYMRSVKEES, from the coding sequence ATGAGCAGCCGGACCGGGATCTTCACATTAGCCACTCTTATCATCGGTTTTATGACTGCTGTCCTTTTTCAGACCACAAACGAGCCGGAAATCAGGGATACGAGAACGATGATGGAACTCAGACAGGAATTGACCAGCGAAAGGGAGAAGCAGCAGGAACTGACTGAAGAGGTGTCCCGGCATGAGTCCATGCTGGAGGAATTAAAAGTAAGCGGTGATCCTGAACAAGTCCTGGAAGATGCTCTTTTTGGTCTAAGGGAAAAAGCAGGTCTCACAGAAGTGAGCGGACAGGGTATTATTGTAGAAATCAAACCTTATTTTACACAGCATTATGAAGGCGGTGCGATTCGTTCTGTACCGGCGCCGCTGATGAGAATGCTCATAAATGAACTGAATATTTACGGGGCGAAGGACATTGCCGTCGGTTCCCAGCGAATAGTATCAACGACACCAATCCGTAATGTACAGGGCATAACCCATGTGAACAGCAGGAGAATAGCATCATTTCCCCTGCAGGTGAGGGTGCTGGCTGATAATCCCGAACAGCTGTATCACTACATGATGACCTCCACTGTAAAAGAATTTATGCAGTATGAAAATCTGGAAATGTCAATTACGCAGGTAAGCGATTTGACACTTCCCGGTTACGATCAGACACTGCAGGTGCGCTATATGCGTTCTGTAAAGGAGGAATCATAA
- the ftsZ gene encoding cell division protein FtsZ — protein MLEFEMDMEQLATIKVIGVGGGGSNAVNRMIENGLQGVEFIAVNTDAQALHLSKAEKKLQLGGKLTRGLGAGANPDIGKKAAEESREHLEEVLGGADMVFITAGMGGGTGTGAAPVIAEIAKDLGALTVGVVTRPFTFEGRKRMTQAGSGIAALKEKVDTLIVIPNDRLLEIVDKNTPMLEAFREADNVLRQGVQGISDLIAVPGLINLDFADVKTIMSEKGSALMGIGIATGENRAAEAAKKAISSPLLETSIDGAQGVLMNITGGANLSLFEVHEAAEIVSSASDSEVNMIFGSVINENLKDEIVVTVIATGFDAVEERSGMPRQQLNNSRREAPSAQPPRQEQQPPQQPAQPSYEEPAREQREPQQPASNKNQRQQYEEEGDSLDIPTFLRNRRRR, from the coding sequence ATGTTAGAGTTTGAGATGGACATGGAGCAGTTAGCTACGATAAAAGTAATCGGTGTCGGCGGCGGAGGAAGCAACGCCGTAAACCGTATGATTGAAAACGGCCTTCAGGGCGTGGAATTTATTGCGGTCAATACAGATGCGCAGGCTCTTCACCTGTCAAAAGCCGAGAAAAAGCTTCAGCTCGGAGGCAAGCTGACAAGAGGCCTTGGAGCCGGTGCGAACCCGGATATCGGAAAGAAAGCCGCGGAAGAAAGCCGCGAGCATCTTGAAGAGGTGCTTGGTGGTGCGGATATGGTCTTTATTACAGCCGGGATGGGCGGAGGTACCGGAACCGGTGCCGCACCTGTCATCGCTGAAATTGCAAAAGATCTCGGTGCCCTTACTGTAGGGGTCGTTACCCGTCCATTCACATTTGAAGGACGTAAGCGTATGACTCAGGCAGGAAGCGGAATTGCTGCACTGAAGGAAAAAGTGGACACACTGATCGTGATCCCGAACGACCGCCTGCTTGAAATTGTCGACAAAAATACACCGATGCTTGAGGCGTTCCGCGAAGCGGATAACGTTCTGCGTCAGGGTGTTCAGGGTATTTCCGACCTGATTGCCGTACCGGGACTCATTAACCTTGACTTCGCAGACGTGAAAACGATTATGAGTGAAAAAGGGTCAGCCCTTATGGGGATCGGAATTGCTACGGGAGAAAACCGTGCAGCAGAAGCAGCGAAAAAAGCAATCAGCTCCCCACTTCTTGAAACATCCATTGACGGCGCTCAGGGTGTGCTGATGAACATTACAGGCGGAGCCAACCTGAGCCTGTTTGAAGTTCACGAGGCAGCCGAAATTGTATCGTCCGCTTCCGACAGCGAAGTAAATATGATTTTCGGTTCCGTCATTAACGAAAATCTGAAGGACGAGATCGTCGTGACCGTTATCGCCACCGGCTTTGATGCTGTGGAAGAACGCTCCGGAATGCCTCGCCAGCAGCTGAACAACAGCCGCCGTGAAGCACCTTCTGCCCAGCCGCCGCGCCAGGAGCAGCAGCCGCCACAGCAGCCTGCCCAGCCTTCCTATGAGGAGCCTGCCCGTGAGCAGCGTGAACCACAGCAGCCGGCATCAAATAAAAATCAGCGTCAGCAGTACGAAGAAGAAGGGGATTCACTGGATATTCCTACTTTCCTTCGTAACCGCCGCCGCCGTTAA